The following coding sequences lie in one Vitis vinifera cultivar Pinot Noir 40024 chromosome 19, ASM3070453v1 genomic window:
- the LOC100250363 gene encoding polyadenylate-binding protein RBP45 isoform X1 produces MMQPAPGVVPPSMQPAPMDQQQPPQYQQPPPQQQWMMMPPPQQQQQTQPPPAWAQQAPVPPPQAQPQMAPPPQQQQYVAAPQASNPEEIRSLWIGDLQPWMEENYLWGCFSQTGEVVSVKVIRNKQTGQCEGYGFIELATRAAAERILQTYNGTLMPNSEQNFRLNWATLGAGERRADDTPDYTIFVGDLASDVTDYVLQETFRGHYPSVKGAKVVTDRTTGRSKGYGFVRFGDEGEQLRAMNEMNGMFCSTRPMRIGPAATKKPVGGQQFQKASFQNTQGNQGESDPNNTTIFVGGLDSNVTDDYLRQVFSQYGELVHVKIPVGKRCGFVQFANRACAEQALAGLNGTQLGAQSIRLSWGRSPSNKQAQPDQAQWNGGYYGYAQGYEAYGYAPPPQDPNMYYGAYPGYGNYQQPQQVRPCYISFSSLFLK; encoded by the exons ATGATGCAGCCGGCTCCAGGCGTTGTCCCACCTTCGATGCAACCGGCACCTATGGATCAGCAGCAGCCGCCGCAGTACCAGCAGCCCCCGCCACAGCAGCAGTGGATGATGATGCCGCCTCCGCAGCAGCAGCAACAGACGCAGCCCCCGCCGGCTTGGGCGCAACAGGCGCCAGTTCCGCCGCCCCAGGCCCAGCCCCAGATGGCGCCGCCACCCCAGCAGCAGCAGTATGTGGCCGCGCCGCAGGCGAGCAATCCCGAAGAGATTCGGTCGCTGTGGATCGGAGATTTGCAGCCGTGGATGGAAGAGAACTATCTGTGGGGATGTTTCTCTCAGACCGGAGAG GTGGTTTCAGTGAAGGTTATCCGAAATAAGCAAACTGGCCAATGTGAGGGCTATGGCTTTATTGAATTGGCTACTCGTGCCGCAGCCGAAAGGATTCTGCAGACTTACAATGGCACATTGATGCCAAATTCTGAACAGAACTTCCGACTGAACTGGGCCACTCTTGGTGCTGGTGAGAGACGTGCAGATGACACTCCTGACTATACTATCTTTGTTGGAGATTTGGCTTCTGATGTGACAGATTACGTGTTACAAGAAACATTCAGAGGCCACTATCCATCGGTTAAGGGTGCAAAGGTGGTCACTGATAGGACCACTGGGCGTTCTAAGGGTTACGGGTTTGTGAGGTTTGGAGATGAAGGTGAACAACTGCGTGCGATGAATGAAATGAATGGAATGTTCTGTTCAACCAGACCCATGCGAATTGGCCCTGCTGCTACCAAGAAACCTGTTGGTGGTCAGCAATTCCAGAAAG CTTCTTTTCAGAATACTCAAGGAAATCAGGGTGAGAGTGATCCAAATAACACAACA aTATTTGTTGGTGGTTTGGACTCCAATGTTACTGATGACTATTTGAGACAAGTGTTTAGCCAATATGGTGAATTGGTTCATGTGAAAATACCAGTAGGCAAGCGCTGTGGGTTTGTTCAATTCGCTAATAG AGCTTGTGCTGAGCAAGCTTTAGCTGGGTTAAATGGTACTCAATTAGGAGCACAGAGTATTCGTCTTTCATGGGGGCGTAGTCCTTCGAACAAACAG GCCCAGCCAGATCAGGCCCAGTGGAATGGTGGATATTATGGATATGCTCAAGGATATGAGGCATATGGGTATGCGCCACCTCCTCAAGACCCTAACATGTACTATGGAGCCTATCCTGGATATGGAAATTACCAGCAGCCACAGCAAGTAAGACCATGTTATATAAGCTTCAGCTCCTTGTTTCTTAAGTAG
- the LOC100250363 gene encoding polyadenylate-binding protein RBP45 isoform X2, with protein sequence MMQPAPGVVPPSMQPAPMDQQQPPQYQQPPPQQQWMMMPPPQQQQQTQPPPAWAQQAPVPPPQAQPQMAPPPQQQQYVAAPQASNPEEIRSLWIGDLQPWMEENYLWGCFSQTGEVVSVKVIRNKQTGQCEGYGFIELATRAAAERILQTYNGTLMPNSEQNFRLNWATLGAGERRADDTPDYTIFVGDLASDVTDYVLQETFRGHYPSVKGAKVVTDRTTGRSKGYGFVRFGDEGEQLRAMNEMNGMFCSTRPMRIGPAATKKPVGGQQFQKASFQNTQGNQGESDPNNTTIFVGGLDSNVTDDYLRQVFSQYGELVHVKIPVGKRCGFVQFANRACAEQALAGLNGTQLGAQSIRLSWGRSPSNKQAQPDQAQWNGGYYGYAQGYEAYGYAPPPQDPNMYYGAYPGYGNYQQPQQ encoded by the exons ATGATGCAGCCGGCTCCAGGCGTTGTCCCACCTTCGATGCAACCGGCACCTATGGATCAGCAGCAGCCGCCGCAGTACCAGCAGCCCCCGCCACAGCAGCAGTGGATGATGATGCCGCCTCCGCAGCAGCAGCAACAGACGCAGCCCCCGCCGGCTTGGGCGCAACAGGCGCCAGTTCCGCCGCCCCAGGCCCAGCCCCAGATGGCGCCGCCACCCCAGCAGCAGCAGTATGTGGCCGCGCCGCAGGCGAGCAATCCCGAAGAGATTCGGTCGCTGTGGATCGGAGATTTGCAGCCGTGGATGGAAGAGAACTATCTGTGGGGATGTTTCTCTCAGACCGGAGAG GTGGTTTCAGTGAAGGTTATCCGAAATAAGCAAACTGGCCAATGTGAGGGCTATGGCTTTATTGAATTGGCTACTCGTGCCGCAGCCGAAAGGATTCTGCAGACTTACAATGGCACATTGATGCCAAATTCTGAACAGAACTTCCGACTGAACTGGGCCACTCTTGGTGCTGGTGAGAGACGTGCAGATGACACTCCTGACTATACTATCTTTGTTGGAGATTTGGCTTCTGATGTGACAGATTACGTGTTACAAGAAACATTCAGAGGCCACTATCCATCGGTTAAGGGTGCAAAGGTGGTCACTGATAGGACCACTGGGCGTTCTAAGGGTTACGGGTTTGTGAGGTTTGGAGATGAAGGTGAACAACTGCGTGCGATGAATGAAATGAATGGAATGTTCTGTTCAACCAGACCCATGCGAATTGGCCCTGCTGCTACCAAGAAACCTGTTGGTGGTCAGCAATTCCAGAAAG CTTCTTTTCAGAATACTCAAGGAAATCAGGGTGAGAGTGATCCAAATAACACAACA aTATTTGTTGGTGGTTTGGACTCCAATGTTACTGATGACTATTTGAGACAAGTGTTTAGCCAATATGGTGAATTGGTTCATGTGAAAATACCAGTAGGCAAGCGCTGTGGGTTTGTTCAATTCGCTAATAG AGCTTGTGCTGAGCAAGCTTTAGCTGGGTTAAATGGTACTCAATTAGGAGCACAGAGTATTCGTCTTTCATGGGGGCGTAGTCCTTCGAACAAACAG GCCCAGCCAGATCAGGCCCAGTGGAATGGTGGATATTATGGATATGCTCAAGGATATGAGGCATATGGGTATGCGCCACCTCCTCAAGACCCTAACATGTACTATGGAGCCTATCCTGGATATGGAAATTACCAGCAGCCACAGCAA TGA